TGATAGAGAGTGTGTAGCTTACATAATTGACTATATGTATTAAATGATATCGTATAAATAACCGAATATTTTATTCGTATGATATTTTTGGCAAAAGCATATGTAATTTTACCAAAATCATATATTATGAGACATGAGAAAAATGTCATGCGTTATAATCTTATTTTTTCAGAAAACAGTGCTGAAAAGAAATAAGCTAGAGACACATATATATCCAAAGTAAAAAAGgcaaaaatgtcttcttctttcAATACTCACCAGTTACCACATTTTATGATTTGAAATAACAGGAGGGAAATGAAAATCATAAGTTACAAATGCAATATTATAAACTATGTCGTCAAGGAAAAAGATAAATTCGAAAGCAAAAATGATATTGGCTGTGAAAACATAATGAATAAGACATTACAAGGGCTCAgataatataatttaataatgttATCAATcaaaatataggagtatataataattTCGATAGCTGCATGATAACCACCTTTAACATCACATAAATACTAGGCAGCTTTTGGTTTTCAATCATAATCActcatttagagcatccgcaatggtggCGCTGCTCGccacccgccgccgctgcgctcgtgccgctggcacgacgctgctcgatgcatcgagcagcgccgtgccagcgaacagctgacgtggcgcgccctcattcgtcaacggcatagccatagggtttaaataatttttttttaaatcggtttttaattaaaaaaaccgataaaaaataaaaaataaaaattcacttcccaaaaaaattatatccgtttataaccgttttttcccactttttaatttttttttacatttttttaccccaaaatacacactttcatctataaatacccccaatttcactcccaaaaattcaaatcaaactacacaattctcatcatcattctctcatctccattctcatcttcaatctctcatatccattttcatcttcattctctcataccctacaacatcactatgtccggccaaggcgataaccctacgggctcccacggttggaaccccgaatggttcggttcacaaccgtttcctagtccggaaacggaatattcggcccctcctcaaacccaagattcggccgttccgggtggctaccgtccatacccaatcgacgaccaaggtgcctctgaaggacgatacgggtggacaccggagcctaggccgaccgccccctcccaacctCCGCAAGCTCCTACTCGCGGCAgaggtgtccgcacaccgtacacgccggcggagatggataaattgttcaaggcgtacttcgaaatttccgaagatgcggcggttggcacgaaccaatcgggcgatcacttttggtggcgcgtatcTCGcaggtacaatgcaaaccggccgctggggacgatcgagcgcaacgagagtatggtgcgcaactgcatcggccgagccaacgacgaaattggcaagttcaatggctatttcctccaggagtcgcggatTGCCGGGatcggccggagcgaggtcgacatcatcactgcggcgctgagcacataccaatccatgaacggtaagtcgttcaagtacctcaacgtttggcaggaaacgcggttccacccgaggtatctgggaggcgtaacatcctcctctagcggctcctccaaacggtcaaggtcggtatccctatccgactccggctccgaagaagtggctagccaactcgccggagcgccggaccaagcggttcccaacgccgactgcaaggaaggaagaaggcggcggccgagcgccggcgctccgcgactccatcagcccccgcccccgaacccgcaccctatgttccacctccacccccgaacaactcgttgtgggcccttttggccgaactcaatatggccgataggtcaactatgacccccacgcaacttcaaacgcacgagggcaTGATAgtgggtctccaaaaataattggggttgttgccgccggatgagtagtattcctcgggtaatattagccaataattatgtaatttttaattttagtattttaattatgtaatttttaatttttaggattttaattatgtcttttttattttatttgtattttgtaatatttattgtgattttttaatgaattttagtattatggaaatgtttatgtttaattgaatattaaattaattgtgttcgtccttgcggaagagcacagttgtgggtgttgtgctcttgccaaagagcagaCATGAATAGTACCACCCGGGTCCACAACCAttccgctggcaagagcaccgttgtggatgctcttagaaaaatacgactactactactatatttctGGAATTTGACAGAGTAGTCCAACTAGGCCAAGTCAATATTCTTGCCAGTCATTATTGGTGTTCACTATTCAGCCATTCAGTCAAATATTCATTACCAGTGACTAATCACATATTTGAATTTTCTAGGAACACGGATAATTAAATGTAGGGAATttctagaataaaaaaaataaagggcaaatggcaaaaaaaaaattactctctccgtccccaaaagtatgaacatttggttcggcACAAGTTTTTATAATGTATAAttagaaaagtaagagagatagaaagaaaaggttTTTAacgtattgttagtggagaacgGGTCTTACCTCATTACAGAGAAatgagtttccaaaattagaaagttcatacttttcaggacggactaaaaaggaaatagttcatacttttcagggacggagtgagtgtaaaatttggtcaaattctaatttatatcgcaaatttaaaaaataattaattgtatcataattttaatatttttcttaattgacCCATAACACAAAAAATTTATGCTACGTTTATTTATCAACGTAGTGCATACATGGATTATCGACATAATTGAGtaaatgtattaaataaagTCGTTTAAATAGCCGAATGTTTTGTTCTCATGATATTTTTCTTTTGCCAAAAGCATATGTAATTTTCCCTAAATCATATACTATCAGACATgagaaaaatatcaaagttATGATATTAATAGGTACTATAAAAGTTGTGGAATAAACTAGAATTTGACCATACTTCAAGATTTTTTTGGTCATTTACCCAATAACAAAATAGATCTGCCGCTAACAAATATACTATGATGGGTTGTTcaatttgcaagattgtataTCATGATTGAATATACATTATATTTGGTTTATAAAATTGAATCCTACAACTTAATTACTATGAATAGccttataaaattaattataaccatactctccaattaaaataatctcataatttaatactaaatgaataattatatgatAATAAATTTTCTATAGAAAGTCACATATTTGTACGTATCAAATATGTCTGGAATTTGGAACATGCGTCAAAAGtcaaaacatattcatagaAGAATTACTAGAGTATTAACTTCGTGGCATCTTGATACACTAAATAAAACTTTgttatggaaaaaaaaattactcgcGGCTCCTAGAAAACAATATCATGGAAACTAATTTCACTTTAAGgtgtttttgcattttttttcatttttaaaaaaaatgctcCTAATAATCCATGAATGAAATTTTATACATTTCTATATTCCAAACAAATCACATATCAAGTACCCAAATATATATACACCCTTTATACCAAAGACATTGAATTTTCGATGGCATACACATTGAGATAAGTTGTACTCCTAATAGGCTCTGTCTAGGATGAAGTTGTTTGGTTGTTAAATATTACGTCTAagattatttttagtaatgtgtTCGGTGATGAGGtggaaaataaaattagtacAATTTTAAactcatttcataaaattgtaAATATCTTTAATTAGTTAGTTGATTGATTGCTTTGAATTAGTGATTagtaattacataaatttaaactTGTATATTGATACTtgactaattaattaatcaaacctAATATTAATAcaagtttttttattattgtaatcaaaacttaaataattaaataaccgATTGATTATTGTGAATCAGTTTAAAGAGAGAAATCGGGAGATCGGGGAATAATGTAGATGTCAACTTAGTATGAACATGAATAGTGTAAAGTAGTACTGCTGGTGGGCCTGAACGCGGGCTTCTAGATAGAAACGGCCCGGCGCTattcaatctcaatctcaatctcaatctcaatctcaatctctaTCAACACAGAACAGGCCCTAAAAGTCTTAACACTTAATCAGATGTTAAAATGTCAAATAATTGGAGCTCCAGGTGAACAAGTCCAAATGAAATAATGCTTCGACGACAAATGTGATCTTAAGTTATACTCAATTTTAGAAATATGAGCCAAGAAATGTAaccaaatgcaaactctaaatattatataaactcCAAATTATGATCTGGATTGTTGAAAATCAATAGATGACAGAATAATAGGAACATAATCAATTGAtcttgatgttgtgttgacattgtgttgacactgCGTTGACATTTCttgttgttattttgtcatctgttgatattttttaatgattcagatcatagtttagagtttgtacaatatttacagtttgcattttatcactacccttacaagggagtgatcaattgctaactcactccCTAATTGttaactataactaatttaagaccgTAAGATTTGTAGAGATCTAGTGGTCTACAAATTGTCAcatgtaattttgttttattattatttaaatttaaaaagataagaaaactACTAAAATTAGGGTTGTAgatcaaaatgtcaatatagtgtattaaacatatcaataaaattaattgaatatgtcaacataatttaatattgacattgtatatgCATTATGTTGATATATTATCATGGTACGTTGACATTTACCTGGTATTCGaaaaatacgaaaattcaattttgacatcggaacatatgcaagtgagatctcgttagaatccttataaaattatctttaatttgatatattttgtgtaaaaaaataacataaattgagatagttataatcatttaaaattttaaaataatttttaagagagagttagcaatataacactctctGCTAATTACATATGCTATGGTCATAAAAATAATGTAGAATAATTATAAATCAAGACATTATTTTACAGCACGTAATTGCTCGTCGAATTGCAACTAAGTTTAATTAATACGTCAAACTATCACCATTTATGATCCAActtttaatgaaataaaaaacttattatttaaattataatttttgatTAACTTCTTTTTACATCtcttgattttaaaaaataataactaactaaatcctaattttatatatttcgcAATTATCTCatatatttaaaattctaatgaaatttgttactccctccgtttctccatagttgagtcatttttccatttttggaagttccctcatagttgaatcatttccctatatagtaacttttttttcttttttactttactctctcttactttattctatctactttatccactttctactttattctctctacttttttctctctcttacttttttttatctatttatttaacacattcaacatctctttcttaaactctgtgccaaaaagttttgcctcaactatgaagaaacggagggagtattttatattttgtcatTATATTCTTACCGCACACATAATAATCATCTagaaataatgtaaaataatgTTAAATTTGTCTTAttaatatgatttaaattacaAATTTCATCTTATATTTAAGGAATATTGGCACCTAATATCAttgaactttcaaaaagttggtttttttccacaaactttgaaattgacaaataatattacGAATTTTACCTcaagtttgttattttccaccaGTGAAAAAATTTCGGCgtattaatagattgaagaactaatttggagggtgtgcttcaagaaaaactattctaaaaaatcttgaaactctcgaagttgttgttgagaaattatgaaaaaaatccgtatcatgatattatttgccggaACATTTTtattggtgggaaataacaaactcggggtaaagttcgtgatattatttgtcaatttcaaagttcgtggaaaaaactcaactttttaaaagtttcatgatattaggtgcCAATATCCATTATATTCAATCGTATGAGACAATTAGGAAATGTACAAatgttatactccatccgtccccaaagaatatgcactttgggttcagcacgagttttaatgcaaaattggtaaaataagagagaggtagatataaaaagtaattaaagtattgtgaGTGACGAATGAATCTCactttattagagagaaaaatgtttctaaatttggaaagtgaatatttttatgggacggactaaaaaggaaagagtgtgtATTCTTGTGAGACTGACGGAGAATAGTTTAAATCGCTACTTTTGAAAATTATGTAAATGAccaaaaattatgatttaaataataatttatacttTAATAAAAAGATCTATTTCTCACGCATCCACGTATAATACGTTTCAATCCaatgtcatatttttatatatcaatgttaccaacaaaaccaaaaatatttacctttttatttctattattttaatttgtgttatctaaaatagatttaattataattagaatgcctgataaaaaaacataatatatatttcaaattcttaattattaaaaattactactaaacACTTAAAATGACAGAAATATAGGGTGTGCATCAAATTAAATGATATGATCATGACAATACGAGAATCTATTTATAGAACCAAAAAAGACAAATATTGACATAgttattcattttttcaaataaaaattatttacaaaacacaatactacttaaatgaaattttaatgaaaCGCTCAAATTTTGTCATTGGCACAAGTGGCGTGGGGTTTACAAAATCATTGGTTGGTGTAGAGATCTGAACTAATGGAAAAACGAATTTATCTTTTGTATCtcgaaaatgacaaaagtggacaattaataggggacggagggagtaatgaaTTACTCTCCCTCAGTAGAAATTGAGTTTATGATAAAATGATTGGTAATTTTTTGTGGCCGTAAATGAACCTGTATCTAATATTGTGGGTGAAGACAACATCAACGTAGAGTAGACCCCCCCAAATATCAACAGATAGAAGCACGCACTTAATAATTGGCAGCCACATTTGAATCCATATCCCAGTTGAAAAACAACTCGTTTTTGCCATAGTCGAACCATTTAAAGCACCAAAATTGTTGGAGTAAGAGAAAACACAAAGAAGAGTCTTTCCATTTTGAAGTATTGCCAAAcacaattttgaaaaatgaagTTTGGAAAAGAGTTCTCCTCACAGATGGTGCAAGAATGGCAGGGAGCATACATGGACTACTCCTATCTCAAGAAACACCTCAAAGCCCTCCTCAAATCCCGGCAGCAGAGCAACAACCCCGGTTTCAAGAGGCGGACGCAGGCCATGTACAGGGCCTTCAGCGACCTCACCAGCCGGAGCTCACCCAAGCcgagaggagaagaagaagaggctGTCATGATCCCACAAAGTGCATACCAGACCTTGCTCATGAAGCTGTCAGCAGATGGTGCTGAGCAAGAGCTCGAGTTCTTCAAGAAGCTCGACCTTGAATTTGATAAGGTGAGGACGTTCCACGAGGGGAAGGTACAGGGAATACAGGAGAATGCCGTGGAGCTTAGCAAGCAGATGGATGCTTTGATTGCTTTGAGGATCAGAGTCGAGAGGCCGGATCACGTGCAAGAAACGGCGGCTTCTGGCGTGGTTTTGAGTCCAGACGCAAGAAGCCCTGAAGGAGAGCATATGGATGTGATTCAAGAAGTTGAGATGGGCGAGGCCGAGGAGAAAACTAAGATTCTTGAGGGTTTGAGGCCTGCACGTTTGCAAGTTTTGGAACATGTCAAGATCAATGTTGATCCTGATACCCCTGTCTCGACTCTGAAAAACGTCGTCATGAGCTCGAAGCTGGAGCTGTCGTTCAGCAAGGACGAGCTGAGGAGGGCAGAGAAGAAGATGCGCAAGGCCTTCATCGAGTTCCACCAGCAGCTTCGCCTTCTCAAGAGCTACAGGTGAGAGCTTCCGTTGCCACTTTCTATATTGGGTTAATATCACTTTCTATCCCAACATTTGACACTTTCCAATACTATCACCACTTTCAGAACAGTTTGGGATAGAATGTGATATGGTAACATGACTAACAGCAGCTGCATGAATTGATGTTGCAGTTTCTTGAATATGCTTGCCTTCTCCAAGATCATGAAGAAATATGACAAGGTGTTTGTTACATTGCACTTCACCTTCAATCAACTAGCTTTTCTTGAATTTTTACTAAACTTCTTGATTTATTTGCAGATAACTTCAAGGAATGCTTCAAAAACATACCTGGAAATAGTCGACAGATCATCTCTTGGCAGCTCCGACGAGGTTTGCAATGCAGCAACATATACAGATTCAGTTTAAGGATTTCAACATAGTATTATGGCTTTGACGCAAAGTTCCCATCTTTTTTGCTAGATTTACAAACTCATCGAAAAACTAGAGGCCTCGTATATCAAGCACTTTGCAAATGGAAATCGAAGAGAAGGAATGAAGGTGTTGAGACCGGGAGTGAAAAGAGAGAGGCACCGGATAACGTTCCTTCTAGGTACTATATTGTTAGCAAGTAGCAACTAGCACTTGTTCTTCACGAAACTTTTACTCTTTGCAAGTATAGTATTCCTAAAGATTCAGGTGAGAACTACTTACTTGTGTGCAGGTTTATTCAGCGGCTGCTGTATAGCTCTGATTGCTGCCATCATCGTCTCTGTTTATGCTCGCAATCTTCTTCAGCACGAAGGAGGAAGACAGTATATGACGAACATATTCCCACTGTACAGGTATGTTCTCTCAAATTTTTTGCTGTTCCCACATCCAAAACCGGACTAGGTGCTGAACTGATAAAGTTTGATCTTCATAGCTTGTTTGGATACATCGTCCTGCACATGGTCATGCACGGAGCAGATACCTATTTCTGGAGGCGATTAAGGGTGAACTACCCCTTTATATTCGGCTCCAAACCAGAGACGTCGCTTGGCTTCAGAGAAGTCTTGGTCGTTGCCTCTGGACTCTCAGTACTCACCCTGGCTGCTATTCTCGCTCATCTCGACTTGGAGATGGATCCAGAGACAGAGAAATTCCGATTAATAACTGAACTGCTTCCGCTGTTCCTAGTAACTGTGAGTCTAATATAAAGCTCTTCTGTAATAAAAAAGGGCCACAACACTGAAATGCTGATGAAAGACTAATGTTATGAATATTTCTATTTCAGGTTGTGCTTGTTATAACACTATGTCCCTTCAACATAATATACCGTTCCAGTCGTTTCTTTCTCATTCGTTCTACATTGCACTGCATCTTTGCCCCTCTCTACAAGGTCTGTACATCATGAAAAACAGGAAACCATACAAATGAAACTATCACACCACTTTGCCATCTGAATTCAGG
This sequence is a window from Salvia splendens isolate huo1 chromosome 5, SspV2, whole genome shotgun sequence. Protein-coding genes within it:
- the LOC121804685 gene encoding phosphate transporter PHO1 homolog 9-like isoform X1 produces the protein MKFGKEFSSQMVQEWQGAYMDYSYLKKHLKALLKSRQQSNNPGFKRRTQAMYRAFSDLTSRSSPKPRGEEEEAVMIPQSAYQTLLMKLSADGAEQELEFFKKLDLEFDKVRTFHEGKVQGIQENAVELSKQMDALIALRIRVERPDHVQETAASGVVLSPDARSPEGEHMDVIQEVEMGEAEEKTKILEGLRPARLQVLEHVKINVDPDTPVSTLKNVVMSSKLELSFSKDELRRAEKKMRKAFIEFHQQLRLLKSYSFLNMLAFSKIMKKYDKITSRNASKTYLEIVDRSSLGSSDEIYKLIEKLEASYIKHFANGNRREGMKVLRPGVKRERHRITFLLGLFSGCCIALIAAIIVSVYARNLLQHEGGRQYMTNIFPLYSLFGYIVLHMVMHGADTYFWRRLRVNYPFIFGSKPETSLGFREVLVVASGLSVLTLAAILAHLDLEMDPETEKFRLITELLPLFLVTVVLVITLCPFNIIYRSSRFFLIRSTLHCIFAPLYKVTFIDFFMADQMTSQIQAIRSLQYYICYYVWGDFRKRSNECTNSSTYKFLYIAVAVIPFWLRLLQCLRRVFEEKSTMQGLNGLKYFSTVVALVMRSLYDITVQNGNASAFWRTMAAATSGITTIYNTYWDIVVDWGLLQKKAKNRWLRDKLLISNKAVYVVAIVVNILLRLVWMQLVLDFNLPFLHRNAMIAVIACLEILRRGIWNFFRYVPSDPSMPRTRVSTINGHQSCRLEHEHFNNVENYRAFKSIPMPFYYEKDNHIM
- the LOC121804685 gene encoding phosphate transporter PHO1 homolog 9-like isoform X2, producing the protein MKFGKEFSSQMVQEWQGAYMDYSYLKKHLKALLKSRQQSNNPGFKRRTQAMYRAFSDLTSRSSPKPRGEEEEAVMIPQSAYQTLLMKLSADGAEQELEFFKKLDLEFDKVRTFHEGKVQGIQENAVELSKQMDALIALRIRVERPDHVQETAASGVVLSPDARSPEGEHMDVIQEVEMGEAEEKTKILEGLRPARLQVLEHVKINVDPDTPVSTLKNVVMSSKLELSFSKDELRRAEKKMRKAFIEFHQQLRLLKSYSFLNMLAFSKIMKKYDKITSRNASKTYLEIVDRSSLGSSDEIYKLIEKLEASYIKHFANGNRREGMKVLRPGVKRERHRITFLLGLFSGCCIALIAAIIVSVYARNLLQHEGGRQYMTNIFPLYSLFGYIVLHMVMHGADTYFWRRLRVNYPFIFGSKPETSLGFREVLVVASGLSVLTLAAILAHLDLEMDPETEKFRLITELLPLFLVTVVLVITLCPFNIIYRSSRFFLIRSTLHCIFAPLYKVTFIDFFMADQMTSQIQAIRSLQYYICYYVWGDFRKRSNECTNSSTYKFLYIAVAVIPFWLRLLQCLRRVFEEKSTMQGLNGLKYFSTVVALVMRSLYDITVQNGNASAFWRTMAAATSGITTIYNTYWDIVVDWGLLQKKAKNRWLRDKLLISNKAVYVVAIVVNILLRLVWMQLVLDFNLPFLHRNAMIAVIACLEILRRGIWNFFRLEHEHFNNVENYRAFKSIPMPFYYEKDNHIM